DNA from Brassica napus cultivar Da-Ae chromosome C4, Da-Ae, whole genome shotgun sequence:
atcgataaatatttaaataattaacatgtggaggtatagtattacaatattaaattatatttatttaatttatactatctataaatccagtggatcatctattgtttaaatccaattattgatagctcaataaaaatttctggtagacccaaaatttaaatgataaaatcagagattaaatgtaacatgactttttaggaatatgtccattagatccatttaaaaaaaaacaaacatgaaTCAAgattgtgacttctattttaatatataagatgtataTTATCTCTTATGACCCCTCTCTGCATGTATACTTATTTTGTCAATATATTATAACTTACCGGCCAACAACTAAATTCAAttcgatttcttttttttttttttttttttgtaaattggcTTGCATGATTCAATTCGATTTCTGTTATTTACAAAAACATGTGACCGACACCTTAAAATCACCATCAGATCAGTTAAACAGAATTACCACTACCGAAAATCTGTAACCGATCAAAGTTACTTTTGGTCCAAAGCACTTAATAGTCTACAAAGGACAATGCTAATCcattgacaaaagaaaaaatatcttAGTGTAAACGACAAATTAGTGAATTGTGGAAAGCTAGAAGATGTTGATAATGCACCAAACAATATTCAAGTGGGTTTTGTCAGAATTAAAGACTACAAAACCATATGAGACCGACCAttagaaaatgaaaatcaatattttctaacatgaaattttgcaaaaaaaaaaacagttgatCTATCATTAGTAAATATTCACACTAAAACAAAGACAATATACCCAAATAATTGCCAAGACTATTTCATTACAAGACAAACGAGAGTCTTTGTCAATGATGCATCAATAAGCCAAAAGTTTGGTAATAAATAATACTTTGACAAGATGGAAAAACAAAATAGTGGcacaagaaaattaattttttgaaagatGCTAATGCTAGGACAAAGAAGAAGCCAATGTTAAtcgaaaaatgaaattatattcaTAAGTAATAAGGTACCtgttatatattagtatttatcTTTTGTATCATCATTATATAGaataaaaactatcaaatacAAAGGACTAAGAAACGCTTCTTCTTTTCAAGCTTTCGATACCCCTACCACTAAGAGCATGTTTAGCAAAAACCCCTTAATGGGCTCTTAGTCATTATTTAAAGGTTAAAAGTAAATTAAGAATTTACGTTAACAAACACCTACTATTAATTCTCCAAAGGTAGTTTCTTAagttaatgtttcttaaaataaaattattaaattttttttattgaagcaaaaatttatttattaaataaaacatatattatattaaacacatatttttttaaaaaaacaacataaaaacataaaatagacGATAATAATTTCAAAGAGGCATCGAAACTCAGTTGTTGTCTTGATCACGTCCAAATTGACACCATATATTTTCGACCAAATCAactttcagttgttgatgcacttgtctatcacgaattctagttcgaGCACTCAttatattggcgatatttgtagggataTCTGTAGAAAACGTCAaatcgacatgtgaacttctgttgccttctccttgttggaaatctgaaacatcaaattgaGTGTATTCATTTCGTTTGTCTtatactatcatattatggagtataatacatgctctcataatattcTCAATCTttattttatccaaaaaaaccgctgaatttttaacaatggcaaatcgagcttgtAAGACAccgaaagcacgctcgacatcttttcgaacagcttcttgacgttgagcaaataaaactgctttcggCCCTTTGGaattggaatagattggataaaagttgaccatttcggataaataccatcggtgagatagtaagccaaatggtaCTCTCTTCCGTTGACCGAGAAATTCacttgcggagcttgaccatttataatgtcatcaaaaacaggagagtgatcaagaacattgatatcatttaaggtacctggaggtccaaaaaacgcatgccatatccagagatcatatgaagcaaccgcctctaaaacgattgtgggttttcccgaaccacgagaatattgccctttccaagcggtgggacaattcttctactcccaatgcatacaatcgatgtttCCTaccatcccgggaaatccacgaaGCTCTCCAATatgaagtagacgttgaagatcatccAGTGTTGGTCTTTTTAAGTACGCATCGCCGAACAAATTTATGATTGCTTCTACAAAATTTTCCACACATAACCGAGTAGTAGTTGCACCGAGCCTGAGGTATTCGTCGACTGCATCAAGCGTATAACCATATGCCAATACACGTATAGCTgttgtacacttttgaagtgtaGAGAGACCAAGCCTTCCGAGACCATCTTTCTTTTGGCGAAAGAAATGAACTTCATTGGAGAGGTGATCAACAATACGCATGGACAATGGCTTAGTCATTCTAAATCGTCGTCGGAATATATTTTCAGGATATGTTGGCgtgtcactgaaataatcattccataaccgGAGCTGGCATTCTTCACGATTTCGTTCgataaaaactcatttttcttcttctcttcctttcatcttcttcatcaccatGATCAATGATCAGATTTTTGAATgtttgatcaaaatgttgagtaaaacattgattaaaattttcatcaaaTGAATCCTCAAAATTGTTatgagaagaagatgccatgagattataagttttgttttttttataaaagagatgaaaaatgtttaagattctcGTTAACAAGATAGAAGTGAGAGAATATAAACTTGAACAAGTTAGAATCTAGAAAGAGTATAAAGAGAAGAATGGTGAGAATACAACTTAAACAAGAGATAGTTCTTTTTgaaagagaatagagagaatggTGCAAATGGTGAGAATACAACTTCAATCTTATAAGAGTGTGTCTAGCAAAAGAGTACAAACCGTGACTGTCTCTCTCTCGTGATACAAACATACAAAAACCGCAATAATACAAGAACAAGTGTACTCCGTgactgtctctctctctcgtgaTACAAGCATACAAAAACCACAATAATACAAGAACAAGTGTACTCCGTGACCTCTCCCTGCTAAAAATCATGACCTGACCTCACAGTAGTGTACTCCGTGACCTCTCCTTGCTACAAATCATGACGTGACCTCACAGTAGTTAGCAGCAGCTGTCTCACCTGTAttagaagaaacaaaacatttagCAACCATAACATTTAGCAACAACTCTCTCTAAATCAGAACCTTTAGCAACAAGAACATTTGGCAACAAGAACATTTAGCAACAAGAACATGTAACCCGATTACATTTGAAACAATGAAACCACAGAACATTTAAACTGCATTGTAGCATAACAAGAACAAAACAATGAAAATTAAAACAGCTACACTTAGAGTTAAACTAATTAGACAACAAGTCATTAATTAGCTTCTTCTTGAGGGCTTCTTCATACTCAGCTAAAGGTTATTTTTTGGCAATAAGACTGTCAAGTAGACTCATCTTAGACAACCATTCTTTCATGGCCAAATCATGTTGTTTTATAGACCACATATTCTGAAACTCATTCACCGCATTCTCCTTTACCAGTGTCTTCTTCCCACTAGCCTTTGCAGCCTTAACACTCGGAGGACGCTTGGCTTCAGTTGCTCGAGAGCTTGATGAATCTGCCCCGTCCTCACATTTTCTTTTTTAGAGCTTCCTTCGTTCTTGGCAGTGGATAGCTCACACCACTTATGGTCGTTCCAAAACTCCTTCCAAGCGTGTTCAAGTGTAAATTTCTTGTTGTGGTTGTTGTAGAATATCTGATGAGCCAATTTGAGTATATCATTCTCATTTTGCCCGCTGCTTTTCTCTCTAGTAGCAGCCTCATAGCATCCACAAAACTTGCAGACGAGGTCATTGATCTTGTGCCAACGCTGCTTGCAGTGGCAAGCCTCTCTCTATTTACAGCCAGAAACTTGAGGACTTGCCGCAAAGTAGACCGCAATTCGTGTCCAAAATGCTCATGATCTTTGCTTGTTGCCAACTACAGAATCTTTGCTCGTGTTTAACCACGAGCTAATGAGGAGAACATCATCCGTAGGCGTCCATTTCCTCCTTTCTCTACGCGCTGCAGGAGTGCCGTCAAAGTTTGAAGATAGTTCGACACTACGCGCTCCAGGAGTGCCGCCAAAGTTTGAAGATAGTTCGATACTATCTTCAAAGTTACCGAAGGAAATAGTTTGTTGACTGTTAAGTAGGTCAACAAACTTCGAAGTTTGCGTGGATGGACAAAAATCCATACCGAAGCACgttcaagaaagaaagaaataggAGAAGAAATTAGAACAAAGTTGAGAAAATGGGAAGAGAAGAACACGGTttgaagaaagaggagaagaaatgttttTAAAGACTCAACACATTGATCACAACCAACCCGAGTTGACATATATCTACACCATTCATTCCTATCTAGCCATTCATTTCTATCTAACcataaaaatcaatttattaCAACCATAATCTACCAGTAACCACTTAAACTTGTATTTATTACCTAACCTAACACAAACAATGCTTTATCCTATTCAAGACAGCAAAGAGaaaggttttataaaatttaacagAGCAAAGAGATAGCTTTTACCTTGATGAACAATTGTGTAGCTTTCTTTCGTGTGGTCATAGTGCAGAGTCTTCCGGAGTCATGTGGTCTTCATTACGGTCCACTCTACATAACGTACAAACAATAAAAATCTAACCAACAATCGCAACATAAATCACAAACAATGCTTTATCCAATTAAAGACAGTAAAGACATAGGTTTTATCAAATTCAACAGAGGAAAGTGATAGCTTTTACCTTGATGAACAATCGAAATGTGTCTTGTCCACTATCACAAGACAATGCCACGGTGACCCAGAAACCATCACTCTCGAGTTTCTTCATCGTCCCTTAACCTTGATTATGCCTCTTGATCAATCAACCTAAAGACACAAAGACAtgaaatatcaaaacaaattaaGATTCAAATTAAGACACAATGTAAGACATGCATAATCGAAATATTCAAACATAAATACATATTAACGCAGCTTTACCTTTTGATTCGGCGGAGCAGTCGATAAAGATTCACCGTTTTGTCTTCGCCTCAGAGAACCACCACGAGAGAGAGAGGTCGCCGGTTTCCTTAGTGGAGAAAACCAACTGATAGAGAGCCACCGACAAAGACGTGACCGCCGATACGGAGAGAAGTCGCCGTTTCGCCTACGGAGAGAAAAGAAACCGAGAGAAAGAGATACAAGACAAGAAATGAGACGGAACCAACTCTCCACCTCTTCTCTATCCAATTGATGTGTGACACATTTCACTTAGCGACTGTTTCCTGCCTCTCTTAATTAAGAGACGCGTcttgtgttttaattttttaatgctAATTAATTTAAGATATAATGTTAAGATACAtcgataaacatgctctaaccTCCAAAGAAGAAAGTATATATCAAAACAATCAACTATTGTTATAAATGGTATATTTtagaaacaaacatatatagaCAAAATAGATTGTTTTCTCTAAGAGGGGTCCATGTTTAGCCACAACCACTACAAGGAAACaccaaaaattctaaaaatcgAATATTTGCACATAGAAGATGCATTAAGCAAAAGATGCCAAAGAAAACTAAAAGCAATGTTTTTAAAGgactagaaaagaaaaatctagTGTCGATTTGAAGTTTGGCTGTGTAAGCTTTTTTCACTCATCTGAGTGGATGGGGACATGGGGTTAGGTTTTGGCATTGTGAAGCTTTTGCCTAAAAGGCACACGCAACACTTGTCTtgtcttttttcttctctcacATTTATTTGCCTTTCCTTCTTTCTTTGTCATCATTTAAAATGCTATTGCCATATGTCCCCCTAGGGTTTTCACTTAGATGTTTGAATCTTTATTTCtctatatgttttcattttcatcttcaTACATGTTCACGATTATAGCAAAGATAGATTGAATGTTTGTTTGGTGGGTTGAAGTTAGAAAAGTgcgaaggaaaaaaaaagttttctaaaGAAAGATTTGTCTTTTATAAGCAAAAACATTCAATGCATGAAGAAGGTGAAAAACTAGAACCACACAACTACATATTCTTTCTATTAAAAgcataattaatataaacatACAAATCCGTACCAGGATAAGTTTTCTTTTCCACAACATATTGAAGACAAGTTAGTTGTCTTGTAAATTTACCGTCTGTACTTTAGAGCCAATTAAAGACTACGTCCTAGTACTACTACCAAGCAAAGTACAATCTCCCGGTTTAGCCCTGAACCGATATATGCCGACAAACCGAATTGGTTTTTGCTTCCAGTGCAACCAACAACCTCTCACATCTTATGATGCTTCAGGAGACCAACGAACACATAAAAACGTGACTTAGCACTACACAATACTTTTGGAAACTGTACAAGAAAACCCatcatagatatatatatattgcagcAACATGAGCAGACCCTCATGTTGCTATAGACTCAGAAGAATAGGACTTGGCTTGCTTTTGACTATCCTCTTCTATGGAGTGCACAAACTTTTTTAACTCGTCCATAAGACAATGAAAGTGATCATTGTTAGGCAAGAAGTAAAACCCAATGGTCGCCTGCTTCAAATACAAAAGGTTAACATCATGACCAGTCTTCCTGAGACCATCGACATAAGCCAATTGCCAATCCTGAACAAGATCCAAaccagcaacaacaacaagactCTTGGGGAAGGTGACACCTTCAAGGCTCTGACCACGAGGACCAAAGGGATTACAAGCTGGATGATCTCTATCTTCACCTTCAGGTAGATAAGCTCTCCAATACCAATCTCGGTCTTGAACAGTGACAAAGTATTTGCCATCAAGTCTCTTCTCGGACTGAGTCCTCTCCACTCCACCGAACATGGGATGAAGAAGAATGTTCCCAAGAACTTTAACTCCTTCGTTGGTTGCCCTCACAGCAACGTTGTGAGCAATGTTGCCACCAGAGCTATCTCCAGCCAAGTAAACATAAACATTGGAGTCTTTACCACTCTGAAGCCAGACTCTGGACTTGACCCATTTGAGAGCATTCCACCCGTCGTCGTAAGCGCAAGGGTAACGATGCTCCGGCGATCTCCGGTAGTCAACAGAGACGACAACAACGCCGCAGATAGTGACTAACCGTCGGCAGAAAGTGTCGTAGATGGCGCTGTTGGCGGAGGAATGGGTGAAGCTACCACcgtggaagaagatgaaaacagGGACGATCTCCGGCGTGCTGAGAGGCTCCGTTAAGTCGACGGCGCCGTAGCGGGAGGGATCGAGGGGAGCTGGGAGGTAGATTCTGGTGAGAAGGTTGGAGGTGGAGTCGAGGTGGTCGAAGGAGAATACACCGTCGAGGGGGAAAGAGTTGGAGGGAACTTTGCGGTCGAGAAACTCGGCGAGGTGACGGTTGAAAGAGCCGTCGGGACGGCGGAGGAGGGTGTAAGCGAGCTTGAAGTTGGAAATGAGGACCCATGTGTTGAGTGGCACTATTCTCTatagacaaaataaaaataaaaataaaaattcagaacTTTTTAATGGATGGGAAACGtcttagatttttattttaacctTTTCCGTACCAATGAATCCATGATGATGATCATCTTCATCAATGAGAAAAACAAAACGGGACATGGCTAAGAATTATATTCCTTTAGtttccaaaaattaaaaaaaataaatatatatatatatatatgagaaaaaaacaaaaatagcactaaatcaagtttttgttcccaaactagcactcaaaataaaaagtcacaaaaatagcatttaatgttttatcaaaagtcacaaacttagggtttagagttaaagggtggggtttaggatttagggtttagggtttagagtttagggtttagggtttagattttagggtttagggtttagagtttagggtttagggtttagggtttagtgtttagggtttagagtttagggtttagagttgagaaatggggataagatttcaaattttgaaaaataaaaaaattaaaattttcaaaggataaacttagaaacgtgctattttggtcattttagtttttgagtgctatttttgtgatataaacttagaaaggtgctattttggagatttgccctataTATATTCAAAGAAATGGATCAGTACCTTGCATTCGTTTAAGTTGACTTCGTTCCCACCAGCCATAGTCATCCTCACAAACTATTTTccttaaaatacaatttatctCTCTATATCTCGAACTGGTGAGAAAGATTTTTTAGGGAGAATCGATTTCAGTGAAACGGCCTCATACCattaaatctctctctctctctctctctctctctctctctctctctctctctctctctctctctctctctctctctctctctctctctggtctCTTCAGCTGACAAGAAAAAAAGGTagaggaaaatgaagaagaataagaagaagatttATAAGGAGCTTGAGGAAAAATGAGACAAGTAAGATAACAAAGTACAGCAAGCAGCAGAGAGAGTTGTTCTTGTTCTTctactagagagagagagagagtcaaagGAGGTGAGCGATGTTGAATATGATATAACCTATCGGACGGTGACAAATGGGCCGGACGACCCATTATTACTGTTTCGATATGTGGCTCTATCCACATTtcctccaaaaaaaaatttctctacagTTTGGTAATTTACTAGTCCTActactaatttattatttaccaACTAATTTTAGTCGGCTGattaattataaaagataacttttttttgtt
Protein-coding regions in this window:
- the LOC106444955 gene encoding gibberellin receptor GID1B isoform X2, which encodes MKMIIIMDSLRIVPLNTWVLISNFKLAYTLLRRPDGSFNRHLAEFLDRKVPSNSFPLDGVFSFDHLDSTSNLLTRIYLPAPLDPSRYGAVDLTEPLSTPEIVPVFIFFHGGSFTHSSANSAIYDTFCRRLVTICGVVVVSVDYRRSPEHRYPCAYDDGWNALKWVKSRVWLQSGKDSNVYVYLAGDSSGGNIAHNVAVRATNEGVKVLGNILLHPMFGGVERTQSEKRLDGKYFVTVQDRDWYWRAYLPEGEDRDHPACNPFGPRGQSLEGVTFPKSLVVVAGLDLVQDWQLAYVDGLRKTGHDVNLLYLKQATIGFYFLPNNDHFHCLMDELKKFVHSIEEDSQKQAKSYSSESIAT
- the LOC106444955 gene encoding gibberellin receptor GID1B isoform X1, producing the protein MTMAGGNEVNLNECKRIVPLNTWVLISNFKLAYTLLRRPDGSFNRHLAEFLDRKVPSNSFPLDGVFSFDHLDSTSNLLTRIYLPAPLDPSRYGAVDLTEPLSTPEIVPVFIFFHGGSFTHSSANSAIYDTFCRRLVTICGVVVVSVDYRRSPEHRYPCAYDDGWNALKWVKSRVWLQSGKDSNVYVYLAGDSSGGNIAHNVAVRATNEGVKVLGNILLHPMFGGVERTQSEKRLDGKYFVTVQDRDWYWRAYLPEGEDRDHPACNPFGPRGQSLEGVTFPKSLVVVAGLDLVQDWQLAYVDGLRKTGHDVNLLYLKQATIGFYFLPNNDHFHCLMDELKKFVHSIEEDSQKQAKSYSSESIAT